A stretch of Malus sylvestris chromosome 11, drMalSylv7.2, whole genome shotgun sequence DNA encodes these proteins:
- the LOC126589944 gene encoding vesicle-fusing ATPase-like isoform X2: MKLKKLQEFKLVESVKFEIGSKILRKHHRLHCSSDQCHKEHEATGSNIVRHKEFNLQTLGIGGLGDEFADIFRRAFASHVFPPHVTNKLLMAVKF, encoded by the exons ATGAAGTTGAAGAAGCTGCAGGAGTTCAAACTCGTCGAGTCGGTGAAGTTTGAGATCGGATCTAAGATTCTGAGGAAGCACCATCGTCTTCACTGTTCCTCAGATCAATGCCATAAGGAG CATGAAGCTACAGGTAGCAACATTGTCAGGCACAAGGAGTTTAATCTTCAAACACTTGGAATTGGTGGCTTAGGTGATGAGTTTGCAGATATATTTCGAAGAGCTTTTGCATCCCATGTTTTCCCTCCTCATGTGACAAATAA ATTGTTAATGGCCGTGAAGTTTTGA
- the LOC126589944 gene encoding vesicle-fusing ATPase-like isoform X3, producing the protein MKLKKLQEFKLVESVKFEIGSKILRKHHRLHCSSDQCHKEIVNQHEATGSNIVRHKEFNLQTLGIGGLGDEFADIFRRAFASHVFPPHVTNK; encoded by the exons ATGAAGTTGAAGAAGCTGCAGGAGTTCAAACTCGTCGAGTCGGTGAAGTTTGAGATCGGATCTAAGATTCTGAGGAAGCACCATCGTCTTCACTGTTCCTCAGATCAATGCCATAAGGAG ATTGTAAATCAGCATGAAGCTACAGGTAGCAACATTGTCAGGCACAAGGAGTTTAATCTTCAAACACTTGGAATTGGTGGCTTAGGTGATGAGTTTGCAGATATATTTCGAAGAGCTTTTGCATCCCATGTTTTCCCTCCTCATGTGACAAATAA ATAA
- the LOC126589944 gene encoding vesicle-fusing ATPase-like isoform X1 → MKLKKLQEFKLVESVKFEIGSKILRKHHRLHCSSDQCHKEIVNQHEATGSNIVRHKEFNLQTLGIGGLGDEFADIFRRAFASHVFPPHVTNKLLMAVKF, encoded by the exons ATGAAGTTGAAGAAGCTGCAGGAGTTCAAACTCGTCGAGTCGGTGAAGTTTGAGATCGGATCTAAGATTCTGAGGAAGCACCATCGTCTTCACTGTTCCTCAGATCAATGCCATAAGGAG ATTGTAAATCAGCATGAAGCTACAGGTAGCAACATTGTCAGGCACAAGGAGTTTAATCTTCAAACACTTGGAATTGGTGGCTTAGGTGATGAGTTTGCAGATATATTTCGAAGAGCTTTTGCATCCCATGTTTTCCCTCCTCATGTGACAAATAA ATTGTTAATGGCCGTGAAGTTTTGA
- the LOC126589942 gene encoding uroporphyrinogen decarboxylase 1, chloroplastic-like yields MGLSAPASVNSSLRWKSSSLFVQSGAASTSTSLTGFSVSSKRKCPHRKVSVTCSSSSSSSSDPLLVKAARGDPVSRPPAWMMRQAGRYMAVYRKLAEKYPSFRERSETTDLIVEISLQPWEAFRPDGVIIFSDILTPLPAFGVPFDIEDVKGPVIQTPIVSEEGLKTLHPIDLDKLHFVGESLKILRREVGGHAAVLGFVGAPWTIATYIVEGGSTSTYTKIKSMCHTAPHVLRALLSHLTQAISDYIVFQVEAGAHCIQIFDSWGGQLPPAMWDSWSKPYIQEIVTSVRKRCPKTPLVLYINGNGGLLERMKGTGVDVIGLDWTVDIADGRKRLGSEISVQGNVDPAYLFSPLPSLTEEIQRVVRSAGPRGHILNLGHGVLVRTPEESVKHFFEVARSLNYDTFLETQTLRELVV; encoded by the exons ATGGGTTTATCTGCTCCGGCCAG TGTGAACAGCTCTCTGAGATGGAAATCTTCGAGCTTATTCGTGCAGTCGGGAGCAGCTTCTACTTCTACTTCTCTCACTGGATTCTCGGTTTCTTCCAAAAGAAAATGCCCCCACAGAAAGGTTTCTGTAACAtgctcttcttcctcctcttcatctTCTG ATCCACTCTTGGTTAAGGCTGCGAGAGGAGATCCTGTAAGTCGGCCTCCAGCATGGATGATGCGCCAAGCAGGAAGGTATATGGCTGTTTACAGAAAGCTTGCAGAGAAGTATCCATCATTCAGAGAGAGGTCAGAGACAACTGATCTCATTGTGGAAATTTCTTTGCAGCCTTGGGAAGCTTTCCGTCCTGATGGAGTGATTATTTTCTCTGACATACTTACGCCTCTACCTGCATTTGGTGTTCCCTTTGACATAGAAGACGTCAAGGGTCCTGttattcagacacccattgttTCTGAAGAGGGATTGAAGACCTTGCATCCGATTGACTTGGACAAACTGCACTTTGTGGGGGAATCCTTAAAGATACTGCGGCGGGAG GTTGGTGGGCATGCTGctgttttgggttttgtagggGCACCCTGGACGATTGCTACATACATAGTAGAAGGGGGTTCAACTTCCACGTATACAAAAATAAAGAGCATGTGCCATACAGCACCACATGTATTGAGGGCTCTTCTTTCTCATTTGACTCAAGCAATATCAGACTACATTGTTTTCCAAGTAGAAGCAGGGGCACATTGCATACAAATATTTGATTCATGGGGTGGGCAACTACCACCAGCCATGTGGGATAGCTGGTCGAAGCCTTATATCCAAGAG ATCGTGACTTCAGTTAGGAAAAGATGCCCTAAAACACCACTTGTTCTCTACATTAATGGGAATGGTGGCCTTCTTGAGCGTATGAAAGGAACTGGCGTAGATGTGATTGGGCTTGACTGGACGGTAGACATAGCTGATGGTAGAAAACGACTGGGTAGTGAGATCAGTGTACAGGGAAATGTGGACCCTGCTTACCTATTTTCTCCTCTTCCTTCCTTGACCGAAGAAATTCAAAG GGTGGTGAGGTCTGCAGGGCCAAGGGGACACATCCTCAATCTAGGGCATGGTGTTCTTGTACGGACACCTGAAGAATCTGTTAAACATTTCTTCGAAGTTGCAAGAAGCTTGAATTATGACACATTTCTTGAAACACAAACACTGAGGGAATTGGTAGTGTAG
- the LOC126589943 gene encoding polygalacturonase-like has product MGSKFSHGITCFLFLVTIFAIKAKVDDIDFAVKKFEAKGDRKTDDTAAFSNAWQEACRSEKESVLIIPKGTYIVGKLEFMGPCE; this is encoded by the exons ATGGGTTCAAAATTTAGTCATGGAATTACgtgctttttgtttttggtaacaATATTTGCCATCAAAGCCAAAGTGGATGATATCGATTTTGCTGTAAAAAAATTTGAGGCCAAGGGTGACCGCAAGACAGATGATACTGCG GCTTTTTCAAATGCATGGCAAGAAGCATGCAGATCCGAGAAAGAGAGCGTCCTTATAATACCAAAAGGAACATATATAGTCGGTAAACTTGAATTTATGGGACCCTGCGAATAA